Below is a window of Ciona intestinalis unplaced genomic scaffold, KH HT000184.2, whole genome shotgun sequence DNA.
CACTGGAAGAGGTTTCTTTACTTTAGTGGAGTTTACTCTGTTTGTGGTGTGCAAAGTACGAAGTACAATCCTACTAACGCTCATTACCTAACAATGCTGTAATTTATCTAAcagattgtgtttaaaatcatGTACACCTCACCTGCATAATTggaacattaaaattttatttgcatACAACAATTACGTAATATTAGATTTGTAACACATGTTTAAATGGGGTTAATGCATTAGGTAGATATGTAATTTCATTTAGCCAGGAAATAGTACATGTTAAGAATGTATCATCTTTTTTTGCAACACAACACATAATATGggttaatatattttgacGAAATAATGGCATTAGTTTGGATTTTGGATAGAAgacataaatataacacatttaaatttgctcttttgtttttcaaactGATATCCAATCCAACTAGACTGGATAAATTATTAACCAAAGTTGACTAAAGCTGCTagaaataaattattgatGGAAAAATGCTCAAAACCATTTTGTAACAACTGCTATAATTTTGCTGccataattaaaacacatgtCTGTTTTAGGTTGTTAACCCTTTAGCTCTTTAACCAAAGCAATGTACTGCTTCTCTGCATCACTTTGAGCCAACCCCTTCTTTCCATTCCAAGCATCCCATTTTGCTTTTCCCTTCAGGTCAAACATCCCAGGTCTGTCTGTATTACAATCGCCAATGGTGGCTTGCTTGTAAAGTGCATACAAGTCAAGAAGTTTCTCATCTGACGGACGTGTTGGCAAATTCTTTGCAGCTTCTGCTGCTGCATTAAATTCGGCGGACATCTTTAACAATTATGCAAGTTTGGTAACTTATGAAAAATCAGTAACCCTGGAAAACGGtgaaacaaagttaaattagCATGTGTAAGTGAAAACTGCTGTTAATGTTAAtacattttcaaacatttttaccaACAGCTGCTTGGCTACAAGTTTTAGGGTGTGGTGGGTATTTCACATTAGAtcaatataattatattagGAGGTCTTTTTGAAGGCTGTTAATTTTAAGTCATGgcagattaaaataaatgctgATAAGGCAGCAAGAAAGAAAAGacaataaaaaagacaaaacaaaataataataaaacacgattgtcaTCAGTTAGCCAGAAGCACCATACTGtactaaaaacaaattcaacaaTACAGTacattttgtcattttaaaacGTGCATGTGCTATACCATAGACAATTGAACTTTGCAActtaaatataagaaaaaagtCAAAAGCGCTGGGAACCATAATACGTGGTACTAGATGCCATACCAAGTACTTCATTTACAATGTTTCTTAACATAGGAGGCTTACAATGCTCCTCAATCCAGTTAATAATGCCATGAGAGACATCTTGAAATGTATTGGTTGTAATTGTTGagttaaaagttacaaataatttttccATTACTTGCTGGAAAATATTGAACTTAACTTCCTCTGAAACTTTTCCTTGCGCCCCATCGCTGAATTTCATTTGTTGCTTCACAATTTGCTCATAACTTGCTTTCATAATAGCAAGTGCCATTTTCTCTTTACGAAGCTGGTTTAACTCTTCAATCTGTTTCTTCTTTTGCTGCTGTAGAAACTCCACATAGTTAAGTGATCGCTGCAGAATCACAGCTTTGCTTAATTTCTGTGATCCTATAACATCCGCTTGCTGGACCAGGTTAGGGACAATGAGTTGAAGTTCATCATATCCTTTCCTGATCGCTTCTCTTCTTTTCTTCTCTGCTTGGGTGTGCGCCTCTCTTCTTCGCTCCTTATACGATTGATGATGTTTATCACTTGTGTCTTCATCTTCCTCGTCAGTGTTTGGCACAGAGGATGCCGCACTTGAAGGGTTTGATATTTGCAATGTGTTCGTAGCCATCTCTACATCAATGTGGGATGGAGAGTCACTAAGGTGATCAAAACTTGAGTCATTGTAACTTGAACTCGACATTTCAGCAATTAAACTCCGACATAAATGCTGTTATATAATCATCCAGTATAGAATCTTAAGCCTAACCAACCTAATATGATTGAAAGAAAAGAATGAACATATAACTTATACAACACCTTACAAGCCACCAAAATCTGTATAGGCTAGTGCAATCATTACAAGAAAAATagaagtattaaaaaaacgaaacagttttacaaaacagCAACAATTTACAATGTATTACAATCACAACTGAATATATAACTGATATTAGCTTTTATATGAGTCTGGCACAAGTAAAACGCTGTCTGTGTGTTTATTTTCGAGCAGCCTGTCTAAAATTATTCCAACAAAAGTCTCATGTTCTGTATGTGTCACATGATTAAAATTAACGGGCTGAAACTTCCAGCCCAGATGTGAATGACAGCGCGGGCATGTAGTGATCCTCCACACATAACCAGGGAACCAAGAAGCTTCTGAAAATGcctataaattataataaaaagtttaattttttctgaAATGTGCTCCGAAAAATCATTGACAAAATTAGTTGacaaattatgttttgctGATGATCTTTTTAATTCAAAAGCATtaagttaaaaagtttatttttgtgcaaAAATGCCAGAAAATCATACACATAATTTTTCTCTACGAACAAAGTAACGAatcaacttatttaaaaaaagcaaattggtgaaaatttaaaatgccaCTCACCAAAGTGGTATGAAAAGTTGactatattaaaactgtacctGTTCGTGTGCATAAACATTAGCAGTGGAAAAAGTCACAACATTAAATTGCATCTTTTGCGGATTTTGAAACAGTtgaattttaacttttggtATGTTTAGTAACGTTTCGTTCCAGCACTTCAACGCAAGTGGGCTTTGGTGATGTGCAAACTGTTTTGGGTTTGCAATCGTTTCCCCACACTTTCTGCACAGAAAAGAGTCTAGAAATACATGATACAAAAGGTCTAAATCGTATAATTTCTGTAAACTTTAACAAACGGTTCTTACCGATTGTATCATCGTCGTGATttgtacagtttataaaaGACAGCCTAATCAAATTCAAAACTAGTATAAAACTAGCTGctttaaaaaacatagtttGTTCTATATAATAGCTGTCCTATTTCTGTTAACACGAATGCTGGTAACGCATTATTCCGCAAATGTTTTACAAGCCTTTGCTACTCTGAACTCGCGCAGCACGTATCtcgtatgacgtcacaatcataATGAGCGCTCAGCGCGACTCTGCGCGATGGCGTGACTCGGCATGGCTCACTGATCGTGGCAACCGACAGTTCCCTGCCATACGCGTGAACACGCAACGGTCAAAACACCGTTAATGGCCTAATCGATTCAAAACAGATTAAAACCAAGTGTTAGTTGTCTAAAAGTATAGTTTCAATGTCTTTGACTGACCCACCGTTGTCATACAGATTGTAATTTTGGGTTGACCCACGGCCAACTCagcagtttatatatatacggaCTCCGGTACTTAATAGGAAGTCGTATTTAGAGCCATAACTAAGCACGAGAAACATTTTGTGTGGCTATTTTCCCTTTAAAGACCGTACAAAAAACACActgtattattaatatatttaaatggagGTAACACATGATGCATAGTAATTTAGATCGCCGCCGACCAATCTTTCATATTTGGCGAATATTCGATCTAATTCAGATTCCTCGTCTTGTGTGTCGTAGTCACGGAGGTAGATACGAATCTAAATAGAAAAATAGGGGTTATTCAAATAGTCTATTTGCAAGCTTTTAATATCCGTGTTGATTAAAAGTAACTTTAACGCGCAGATAAAGCAAGGTATATCCATTCAATGTCGCTTacttatgtatagtagggtgggggaagatgggacaccttttcgtttagttttctcttttcatttggtagtaaacaaagaacattcattgaattataaaaaaaagtattttcttaacttccacagaccgttgttaattgtttaaaacacgatctatttggatattaggtgttaaaggtatcccatcttcccccactctactatatatcgtCGAGTCGCGGGGCAGCGACCGTAGTTAtcgtagggtgggggaagatgggataccttacGCACACAGCctaaatatctaaatattctaatcgtattttaaacatttagcaACGATCTAcgagtcttgaggatacagttttataacttattgaatttgttttgtttactaccaaattggacggggaaatagaataaagaggcgttccatcttcccccaacctactaaataATACCcgcgttctgtttcacacacctcattcCCACTTGTTTTTGACCACCGTATTTGATATGCACCGTCTATGGTTATACTCATTATATGCTTGAAAAACAAAAGAGATAGGTTACATCTATTCGGACCTAATTGGGTTAATGTATACGCATGATCCACGTGGACATAATGGTTTGATCGGTAGCCCGTTATGATTATCTGCTACACGTTATAATTGCCCCATTAGCGCAAACATCTCTACAGTAGGCTACATAATACAAAAGTGGAAATCAAGCATTTGAAATGCAAATCTACCTTAATAATTTCCAATTTCGACTTTCCGTCCTGCACCATTTGTAGCAGACGATCTACAAACCTTGAAGTAATGAAAGCATACAGTTTCAAAGAGACAAGTTTGTCACAGTGCTGTATTAAAGTTAGCAACTCGTTTTCAAAGACTTCTCTTGTGTCCGGCAAGTCTGCGAACCAATGTAGTTCATTAAAATGTAAGACATACaaaaaacaacggtctatataaGTGTCGTATAAGGACATGGctttataatcctttgaatgttctttttactAACCagtgggacgataaaataaagtgCCCCTCTTTTTCTACCTTAGTTACCCCCTCTTGCCATACCCCactacatccattcattcatagcATTGGAATGCTCATAAACTAACTTATACCTATTGTAATTCGCCGAagatgttttttaaacagaggTAGAATGCTTGCAATGGTTGGGTAAAGTTGCCATGATTGATCGGCGAAATAACATCCGTCAAACGAAACctgaataaaattaataggGAAAATACTTAACAAGACACTTTACTGTATGGTGAAAAGAtaaagtggggtggggaagatgggacaccctttcgttccattttcttgtcccatttggtagtaaacaaaaaactttcaacaaattataaaaccatatcttcacgacttccacagaccgttgttaattgtttgaagcacgatcaggatatttggatattatgtgctaaaggtgtcccatctccccaaCAGTATATAGgtaataagtttatttaagtctgtttaattatttaaccaGAATTGTTTTAgtattctttaaaaattagtttggATTTACCCAAACGATAAAAAAACTTAGTTTAAGACTtcttttagaaataaaaaagcttACAGTTTTTGACGTGCTGGTAAAAATAACTCACTTTATAAGACTGAATGAATGCAtgtaaaaggaaaaaataaagatCAAATTCACCTGTGACAGTGGTATTTGAGGTAGCAGAATACGAAAGTGCTCGTCAGAGGTCATGACACGTTGAAACAGCATATTCACTTTTAATGATGGACACTTTTTGACCAGAGCTCCCCACGAGTGCCCCCACACAACTTGGTTATGCGGGTCATACGCGTATACTTTTATGTAAAACCATCTTAACGAATCGGGGTTCAGTTTTTCGGCCAAGCCGTCCAATAATTCTTCAGAGAGACAGCTGTAGTTTAGGTCCAATTCCTGAAggtttgtaaagttttttaagcAGTCTACAAATTGTGGTTTATCGTAAACGGGGGTCGGAGTACGGCCGAAAAAATCTTCCAAATCGAGACGGGTTACAGTGTCACCAGTGTTGTAACCCATAGCGTACAGTACTTTATAACCGTCATCAAAATTTGCTCGCGCCCCACGCAAACATACGTCGCGCATACTGTGCTGACTTTTGCAGAAAAACTTGGCCAATGCAGAGCAAAAGTCTTCTTTATATAGCATCCATTGAGAACGGTCAAGTTGTAACATAGGTAATGACAGGACTTTGATCCGAGCCCGACTCTTAGCTAGATGATTTAGACAAACTTTGACGCAAACTTGGAACTTTTTACACACCCCTGTACTCACAGGACTGTGTAGTCTAAACTCTAGTACGTGGAGGTATTTTCCAAACGTTCTAATAAAATGAGTAGCATATCTATATGGCTGGTGCGTCAAGTCCCGTGGTTCTCGGCCCGAGAAACGAAAATATTTCTCTCGCCAAAGCGAGGGCGTATGCCGTATAACATCATACCAGCGTTTGCATACAAACTGAAGTTCCAACAGCTGAGATTCTTTTAGATATGTGAAGATTTTGATCAGCGACACATGCGGCAAGTTATCCCAGCTTTTTGTATCGCTTACTGGAGTTTGGGGTCGAGTATTCGCTTTCGTTTCTTCGCAGACTATTTCCACAGTCGTTGCATCGGCTACAGAACTCATTTCATTGCTTGgtaaactaaaattttcatTCTGAATGTTTGCTGCATGtccttatgacgtcacataaggctttatttataataattagaTTAACATGTGGGctataatacaaataaattagaTAAGTCTGTCCTGtcataaaatactttataaacaGCTATTTCTGTACTGGATCAACAAAAAGACCTACAAAGGCTTTGTTTTATGCTGAGCTGAATATGAAATATAAGATACAATATTAATTACATATTTGCAATGTAA
It encodes the following:
- the tf4 gene encoding transcription factor protein, with amino-acid sequence MSSSSYNDSSFDHLSDSPSHIDVEMATNTLQISNPSSAASSVPNTDEEDEDTSDKHHQSYKERRREAHTQAEKKRREAIRKGYDELQLIVPNLVQQADVIGSQKLSKAVILQRSLNYVEFLQQQKKKQIEELNQLRKEKMALAIMKASYEQIVKQQMKFSDGAQGKVSEEVKFNIFQQVMEKLFVTFNSTITTNTFQDVSHGIINWIEEHCKPPMLRNIVNEVLGMASSTTYYGSQRF
- the LOC113473984 gene encoding protein cereblon homolog, with product MFFKAASFILVLNLIRLSFINCTNHDDDTIDSFLCRKCGETIANPKQFAHHQSPLALKCWNETLLNIPKVKIQLFQNPQKMQFNVVTFSTANVYAHEQAFSEASWFPGYVWRITTCPRCHSHLGWKFQPVNFNHVTHTEHETFVGIILDRLLENKHTDSVLLVPDSYKS
- the LOC100183530 gene encoding F-box only protein 39-like; the encoded protein is MSSVADATTVEIVCEETKANTRPQTPVSDTKSWDNLPHVSLIKIFTYLKESQLLELQFVCKRWYDVIRHTPSLWREKYFRFSGREPRDLTHQPYRYATHFIRTFGKYLHVLEFRLHSPVSTGVCKKFQVCVKVCLNHLAKSRARIKVLSLPMLQLDRSQWMLYKEDFCSALAKFFCKSQHSMRDVCLRGARANFDDGYKVLYAMGYNTGDTVTRLDLEDFFGRTPTPVYDKPQFVDCLKNFTNLQELDLNYSCLSEELLDGLAEKLNPDSLRWFYIKVYAYDPHNQVVWGHSWGALVKKCPSLKVNMLFQRVMTSDEHFRILLPQIPLSQVSFDGCYFADQSWQLYPTIASILPLFKKHLRRITIDLPDTREVFENELLTLIQHCDKLVSLKLYAFITSRFVDRLLQMVQDGKSKLEIIKIRIYLRDYDTQDEESELDRIFAKYERLVGGDLNYYASCVTSI